A window from Gasterosteus aculeatus chromosome 14, fGasAcu3.hap1.1, whole genome shotgun sequence encodes these proteins:
- the LOC120831567 gene encoding uncharacterized protein LOC120831567: MRPAMNIEEMPKERIAQPRRRRREGARRPMEIKVHTKYDRQAAVRRHQAATLTSGSPARKTPHVSQFHSQRTLQKHEHFNFNLVPKGAQKPDLSKAASGVNAEEQLLVVSRGDAGSFRRPQSQKAASRGGDKADVNGDAIPQRARRRERERTHIDGNGNQRRLAGVVHEAGNNDGDGKQVSAEAEGEVFITSFLPDAGWETRTEPWSCPSAGTVKTTVKLLYRHPPTAEVIKTRFIMEPGSLKGILFSLGVHVPGGTERIVLKAAERRAKVTTVSPGGHMGINPTKQAPPEGSVRPSPPTLKAAETTTASSRDAGGPASAETPRTAEARAGAEPGAAKCIAADKGAPTPSPFSGLRMREDAPAETTNPGGETEGRPASNRKALHDDPEENSVAFDTIHKTGEDNAPCCGGLVHRSQADGPVETARDRLLDEDEDEHFYYFDGVLRRVRNNLYPRQEKERRRKGSRGDSENSVLGVRDEGDTKENFLRYIRRLTPGNKAGHLK; the protein is encoded by the exons ATGAGACCAGCAATGAACATCGAGGAAATGCCCAAGGAGAGGATCGCACAACCACGAAGGAGACGAAGAGAAGGCGCGCGGAGGCCGATGGAGATTAAAGTTCACACAAAGTACGACAGACAAGCCGCGGTCCGTCGTCACCAAGCTGCTACTCTGACCTCTGGCAGCCCTGCGAGGAAAACCCCTCATGTGTCCCAGTTCCACTCGCAGAGAACTTTACAGAAACATGAACACTTCAACTTCAACTTGGTGCCAAAAGGAGCTCAGAAACCAGACCTTTCAAAAGCTGCGTCTGGTGTAAACGCAGAGGAGCAGCTCTTGGTGGTCTCCAGAGGGGACGCGGGATCCTTCCGTAGGCCGCAGTCTCAGAAAGCGGCCTCTCGGGGGGGCGATAAAGCGGATGTCAATGGCGACGCAATCCCACAAAGAGCACGAcggcgagagagagaacgaACACATATCGATGGAAACGGGAACCAGAGGAGATTAGCAGGCGTTGTACACGAGGCGGGTAATAACGACGGCGACGGCAAACAAGTGTCCGCTGAGGCGGAAGGAGAAGTCTTCATCACGTCTTTCCTCCCAGACGCCGGGTGGGAGACACGAACAGAACCATGGTCGTGTCCGAGCGCAGGGACTGTAAAAACAACGGTGAAGTTGCTTTATCGCCACCCACCCACGGCTGAAGTTATAAAGACCAGATTTATTATGGAACCAGGGAGCTTGAAAGGAATCCTGTTTTCGTTAGGAGTGCATGTGCCGGGCGGAACAGAGAGAATAGTCCTGAAAGCGGCGGAGAGAAGAGCCAAAGTAACCACGGTGTCACCTGGTGGACATATGGGCATAAATCCTACTAAACAAGCGCCCCCAGAGGGGTCCGTCAGGCCGTCACCCCCCACGCTCAAAGCAGCCGAGACGACGACGGCGTCGAGTAGAGACGCAGGCGGGCCGGCGAGCGCCGAGACCCCGAGGACGGCAGAGGCCCGCGCCGGCGCCGAGCCCGGAGCCGCCAAATGCATCGCGGCCGACAAAGGGGCCCCGACGCCGAGCCCCTTCTCGGGCCTCCGGATGAGAGAGGACGCCCCGGCGGAGACGACCAACCCTGGTGGAGAGACCGAAGGAAGACCTGCGTCTAACAGGAAGGCGTTGCATGACGATCCAGAGGAGAACTCGGTTGCGTTTGACACGATCCACAAA ACTGGGGAGGACAACGCGCCGTGCTGCGGAGGTCTGGTCCACCGCTCCCAGGCCGATGGACCCGTAGAGACCGCCAGAGACCGTCTCCTcgatgaggacgaggacgagcatTTCTATTATTTCGATGGAGTGCTGAGAAGGGTGAGGAATAATTTGTATCCCCGTCAGGAGAAGGAAAGGAGGCGGAAAGGCAGCCGCGGCGACTCCGAGAATAGTGTTCTGGGAGTGAGAGACGAGGGAGACACTAAAGAAAATTTCCTCCGATACATCCGACGTCTTACTCCCGGGAATAAGGCCGGTCACCTCAAGTGA